In the Brassica napus cultivar Da-Ae chromosome A7, Da-Ae, whole genome shotgun sequence genome, one interval contains:
- the LOC106354614 gene encoding ubinuclein-2-like isoform X1 — MGETKAATDGGSASGESSKPSAKLLTAGDRRLLKVELRQGETTYVSWKKLMKEASKGDFSSASAIDAPPPNANPNLESRIAPGVPVEGETVDQPHSNRFNAVIEKIERLYMGRDSSDGEELDGAPDDDEYDTEDSFIDDVELDEYFEVDDSAIKHDGFFVNKGELERIAPLTTTTSNKQPKKRKRKESAKPCGDVVDVSSKQAKIAKTVGGKDQSAASGLCPKKKSNDTKTVQDSVSPLKVQSGNDSLSLENVKHSDKANHQPRNTTSPKSKAAGSSGALHLKCSKSAHQQSNSVPGKSRPIVLEKSTVARQKENNGMHDQDNATVSRQSNQITKKGGSNVKPKTSTLEKAFRELEKVVAESRPPTATDNQDADTSSQVVKRRLPGDVKLKLAKVARIAQASQGNLSGELINRLMSIVGHLIQVRSLKRNLKIMIDSGDSAKRENDTRFQSIKNEVIETLKTQVPLMEPQATNQEAGTSDDFENPPPSTKKKFVMDEALEDKLCDLYDIFVDGLDEDSGPQIRKLYANLAELWPNRLMDNHGIKRAICRAKERRRALHANLGKEMDQGKMKKKQTQLVQKSESTACPDKASGVGDKTTGVVPSATTTSLVQTQPAVDKSKQKHEKLKGSSSSSDPSGEAKATKRKKEKSAEESHIPTVKQQIRPQAPLDLNLPS, encoded by the exons ATGGGGGAAACCAAGGCCGCAACCGACGGCGGTTCAGCTTCCGGCGAATCTTCGAAGCCCTCGGCGAAGCTATTGACCGCCGGCGATCGGAGATTGCTCAAGGTGGAGCTTCGGCAAGGAGAGACGACTTACGTTTCGTGGAAGAAGCTTATGAAGGAAGCTAGCAAAGGCGATTTCTCGTCGGCTTCGGCGATTGACGCGCCGCCTCCTAATGCTAACCCTAATCTCGAGTCTCGGATTGCTCCG GGGGTACCAGTAGAAGGTGAGACGGTCGACCAACCTCATTCTAATCGTTTTAACGCCGTTATAGAGAAGATCGAGAGGCTTTACATG GGGAGAGATAGTAGTGATGGGGAAGAGTTAGATGGTGCTCCTGACGATGACGAGTATGACACTGAAGATTCATTTATCGATGACGTTGAATTG GATGAGTATTTTGAAGTTGATGATTCGGCAATTAAACATGATggattttttgttaataaaggAGAGTTAGAACGGAT TGCACcgttaacaacaacaacatcgaACAAACAaccaaagaaaaggaaaaggaaagagtCGGCAAAACCTTGCGGCGATGTTGTTGATGTATCCAGTAAACAAGCCAAGATTGCTAAGACGGTTGGGGGAAAG GATCAATCAGCTGCTTCTGGGCTCTGTCCAAAGAAAAAGTCCAATGATACAAAGACAGTACAGGATTCGGTTTCTCCTTTGAAAGTGCAAAGTGGCAATGACTCCTTGTCTTTAGAAAATGTGAAGCATAGTGATAAAGCGAATCATCAGCCAAGGAACACCACAAGTCCGAAGTCAAAGGCAGCTGGATCTTCTGGCGCTCTTCATCTGAAGTGCAGCAAAAGTGCTCATCAGCAATCTAATTCCGTGCCAGGAAAATCTCGGCCAATTGTTTTGGAAAAATCAACAGTAGCACGTCAGAAAGAAAACAATGGGATGCATGACCAGGACAATGCAACAGTAAGCAGACAGTCTAATCAAATAACT AAGAAAGGCGGTTCTAACGTGAAACCTAAAACCTCGACACTTGAGAAAGCCTTCAGGGAATTGGAGAAGGTTGTCGCTGAAT CAAGGCCTCCTACTGCTACGGATAATCAAGATGCTGATACCTCTTCCCAAGTAGTGAAGAGGAGATTGCCAGGAGACGTAAAATTGAAGCTTGCTAAAGTTGCTAGGATTGCG CAAGCGAGCCAAGGGAATTTATCAGGAGAGTTAATTAATCGTCTCATGAGCATAGTTGGTCATCTAATACAAGTTAGATCGTTAAAG AGGAACTTGAAAATCATGATCGATTCCGGCGACTCTGCAAAACGAGAAAATGATACTAGATTTCAAAGTATCAAGAATGAAGTTATTGAAACGTTAAAAACACAAGTTCCGTTGATGGAACCCCAG GCAACCAATCAAGAAGCTGGAACATCAGACGATTTTGAAAATCCTCCTCCGTCTACGAAGAAGAAGTTTGTCATGGATGAGGCGCTGGAGGACAAATTGTGTGATCTATATGACATCTTTGTTGAT GGATTGGATGAAGATTCAGGTCCACAGATCAGAAAGCTTTACGCAAAT TTAGCTGAACTCTGGCCAAACAGATTAATGGACAATCATGGGATCAAGCGTGCCATTTGCCGGGCAAAAGAAAGGCGGAGAGCATTGCACGCAAATCTTGGGAAGGAGatg GATCaagggaagatgaagaagaaacagacacAGTTGGTACAAAAATCAGAGAGTACAGCTTGTCCCGACAAGgcttcaggtgttggagataaAACAACAGGTGTTGTCCCAAGCGCAACCACCACGTCCTTAGTCCAGACTCAACCTGCAGTGGACAAGTCAAAGCAGAAGCATGAGAAACTGAAAGGAAGCTCAAGCTCTAGCGACCCTTCAGGAGAAGCAAAGGCaaccaaaagaaagaaagaaaagagtgcAGAAGAATCTCACATACCCACAGTGAAGCAGCAGATACGTCCACAGGCTCCACTGGACCTGAACCTGCCTAGTTAA
- the LOC106354614 gene encoding ubinuclein-2-like isoform X2, with amino-acid sequence MGETKAATDGGSASGESSKPSAKLLTAGDRRLLKVELRQGETTYVSWKKLMKEASKGDFSSASAIDAPPPNANPNLESRIAPGVPVEGETVDQPHSNRFNAVIEKIERLYMGRDSSDGEELDGAPDDDEYDTEDSFIDDVELDEYFEVDDSAIKHDGFFVNKGELERIAPLTTTTSNKQPKKRKRKESAKPCGDVVDVSSKQAKIAKTVGGKDQSAASGLCPKKKSNDTKTVQDSVSPLKVQSGNDSLSLENVKHSDKANHQPRNTTSPKSKAAGSSGALHLKCSKSAHQQSNSVPGKSRPIVLEKSTVARQKENNGMHDQDNATVSRQSNQITKGGSNVKPKTSTLEKAFRELEKVVAESRPPTATDNQDADTSSQVVKRRLPGDVKLKLAKVARIAQASQGNLSGELINRLMSIVGHLIQVRSLKRNLKIMIDSGDSAKRENDTRFQSIKNEVIETLKTQVPLMEPQATNQEAGTSDDFENPPPSTKKKFVMDEALEDKLCDLYDIFVDGLDEDSGPQIRKLYANLAELWPNRLMDNHGIKRAICRAKERRRALHANLGKEMDQGKMKKKQTQLVQKSESTACPDKASGVGDKTTGVVPSATTTSLVQTQPAVDKSKQKHEKLKGSSSSSDPSGEAKATKRKKEKSAEESHIPTVKQQIRPQAPLDLNLPS; translated from the exons ATGGGGGAAACCAAGGCCGCAACCGACGGCGGTTCAGCTTCCGGCGAATCTTCGAAGCCCTCGGCGAAGCTATTGACCGCCGGCGATCGGAGATTGCTCAAGGTGGAGCTTCGGCAAGGAGAGACGACTTACGTTTCGTGGAAGAAGCTTATGAAGGAAGCTAGCAAAGGCGATTTCTCGTCGGCTTCGGCGATTGACGCGCCGCCTCCTAATGCTAACCCTAATCTCGAGTCTCGGATTGCTCCG GGGGTACCAGTAGAAGGTGAGACGGTCGACCAACCTCATTCTAATCGTTTTAACGCCGTTATAGAGAAGATCGAGAGGCTTTACATG GGGAGAGATAGTAGTGATGGGGAAGAGTTAGATGGTGCTCCTGACGATGACGAGTATGACACTGAAGATTCATTTATCGATGACGTTGAATTG GATGAGTATTTTGAAGTTGATGATTCGGCAATTAAACATGATggattttttgttaataaaggAGAGTTAGAACGGAT TGCACcgttaacaacaacaacatcgaACAAACAaccaaagaaaaggaaaaggaaagagtCGGCAAAACCTTGCGGCGATGTTGTTGATGTATCCAGTAAACAAGCCAAGATTGCTAAGACGGTTGGGGGAAAG GATCAATCAGCTGCTTCTGGGCTCTGTCCAAAGAAAAAGTCCAATGATACAAAGACAGTACAGGATTCGGTTTCTCCTTTGAAAGTGCAAAGTGGCAATGACTCCTTGTCTTTAGAAAATGTGAAGCATAGTGATAAAGCGAATCATCAGCCAAGGAACACCACAAGTCCGAAGTCAAAGGCAGCTGGATCTTCTGGCGCTCTTCATCTGAAGTGCAGCAAAAGTGCTCATCAGCAATCTAATTCCGTGCCAGGAAAATCTCGGCCAATTGTTTTGGAAAAATCAACAGTAGCACGTCAGAAAGAAAACAATGGGATGCATGACCAGGACAATGCAACAGTAAGCAGACAGTCTAATCAAATAACT AAAGGCGGTTCTAACGTGAAACCTAAAACCTCGACACTTGAGAAAGCCTTCAGGGAATTGGAGAAGGTTGTCGCTGAAT CAAGGCCTCCTACTGCTACGGATAATCAAGATGCTGATACCTCTTCCCAAGTAGTGAAGAGGAGATTGCCAGGAGACGTAAAATTGAAGCTTGCTAAAGTTGCTAGGATTGCG CAAGCGAGCCAAGGGAATTTATCAGGAGAGTTAATTAATCGTCTCATGAGCATAGTTGGTCATCTAATACAAGTTAGATCGTTAAAG AGGAACTTGAAAATCATGATCGATTCCGGCGACTCTGCAAAACGAGAAAATGATACTAGATTTCAAAGTATCAAGAATGAAGTTATTGAAACGTTAAAAACACAAGTTCCGTTGATGGAACCCCAG GCAACCAATCAAGAAGCTGGAACATCAGACGATTTTGAAAATCCTCCTCCGTCTACGAAGAAGAAGTTTGTCATGGATGAGGCGCTGGAGGACAAATTGTGTGATCTATATGACATCTTTGTTGAT GGATTGGATGAAGATTCAGGTCCACAGATCAGAAAGCTTTACGCAAAT TTAGCTGAACTCTGGCCAAACAGATTAATGGACAATCATGGGATCAAGCGTGCCATTTGCCGGGCAAAAGAAAGGCGGAGAGCATTGCACGCAAATCTTGGGAAGGAGatg GATCaagggaagatgaagaagaaacagacacAGTTGGTACAAAAATCAGAGAGTACAGCTTGTCCCGACAAGgcttcaggtgttggagataaAACAACAGGTGTTGTCCCAAGCGCAACCACCACGTCCTTAGTCCAGACTCAACCTGCAGTGGACAAGTCAAAGCAGAAGCATGAGAAACTGAAAGGAAGCTCAAGCTCTAGCGACCCTTCAGGAGAAGCAAAGGCaaccaaaagaaagaaagaaaagagtgcAGAAGAATCTCACATACCCACAGTGAAGCAGCAGATACGTCCACAGGCTCCACTGGACCTGAACCTGCCTAGTTAA
- the LOC106354617 gene encoding LOW QUALITY PROTEIN: histone-lysine N-methyltransferase ASHH2 (The sequence of the model RefSeq protein was modified relative to this genomic sequence to represent the inferred CDS: deleted 1 base in 1 codon) — translation MDCKENGVSDPSGDENLTSAAMDINGSLSEKAGEDIESITSLETPQAASVTNPAMEEDQRECFLEAEQMGEGKLEENTDAVCCVADESQKPGVVSDEAAEQGQGSVSDATVLGGGTVLPIGVSEAGTESVFLNDAPEKVESLESEKDIENDEAGSDGEGKEGNNEPSSDDVSLIRSCPFPDSALDSGGLGCSETENDVKSSSDTDGNIPLVVSPSLAITEMLSNSDGGLRSCDLDYIVDKETIDPDLRLVHEDELHTDLSEKNETLLKNHVGNSSSESDVAGMNDDVAADPRAQSFSRTSLIEENTSGVEANAPITDPSLVRSFPLKFGNGGIGARNPENAVESIRIVDGNGRIGGEVASASGTSESSPRRRSRVGKQGNLSQTNLGAPLPRKSSRKKQSERNLDSIFNCSKQKRSSVSKPDRSSQWGLPCRTAEIFLQSNNIPYGRPPHHETKQPQNSPKNGEHNTQASSGSCLRLKVKFGKSGGQKPLNITVSKVSGNSLPAGGFVKAGKGLEFPGPADIVEDKLQIVETREQLKEKNNSLEKLSCRLLSDSITDEKKNQDAGGLCRKLGGDVLDEGTHLSSSMVVEEGERANGTRPLDSETSPDSEVINSVQKDLPHGFSSTAEDLVNTSRGLEKQDELLASVSPLENGSHLIPNAKKSKNPKPKGNGTRKGKSKSKSAKGGRKNESQAALEQHSFINRSAGSDDSKDHEVGRVVSNETTGALLDANIGKPSAVNGAIWQDGIHGEAVMDLTIEDSSPTESAWVRCDDCFKWRRIPASVVESIDESSRWICMNNSDKDFAHCSISQEMSNEEINDQLGIGQDEADAYDYEAAKRGKDKEQKSKRLPVNKKACFRAIKTNQFLHRNRKNQTIDEIMVCHCKPPPDGRLGCGEECLNRMLNIECLHGTCPAGDLCSNQQFQKRKYVKFERFQSGKKGYGLRLLEDVREGQFLIEYVGEVLDMQSYESRQKDYASMGQKHFYFMTLNGNEVIDAGAKGNLGRFINHSCEPNCRTEKWMVNGEICVGIFSMKDLKKGQELTFDYNYVRVFGAAAKKCYCGSSHCRGYIGGDPLNGDVVVQSDSDEEYPELVILDDDESGEGILDATSKIFMDGADMQMPQNSTKVDDSKDLASQSPSLVSVKLPESEVLPSFQPTEASKELSTDMPVIDVQQEVLEKKTKGASPASKSISRLSSDGANADKTVKHGSGEDVKILSRPRPRTKTSRSSGSSKQALPGVNKAQTTPVKKLQQQPIKSKGSEEVSPSGRIETFEGKLNELLDAGGGISKRRDSAKGYLKLLLLTAASRGNANEGIQSNRDLSMILDALLKTKSRTVLVDVINKNGLQMLHNIMKQYRRDFKKTPILRKLLKVLEYLATRDILALEHIVRPPPYAGMESFKQSILTLTEHDDKQVHQIARNFRDRFIPKHLRKPWRIDREERSESRRSPINSRFRSSQEPRYDHHSPRRAEPFSSRAATPETPSVSDGCIQPTSSSLPETNGRKRKSRWDQPSTSKEQRTMTDVQDDLPPGFSSPCTDAPNAVTAQPQAKFLSRLTVSYGIPLSIVHQCGSPCKDDPNSWSVAPGVPFAPFPPLPPVTHGEFFANKGNGTVSASPKRKREFSSDIGTSYFRQQKQNVPPWIRYNGWEKTANSSIPRHLTVEKKINNQENLEFRERSTHSMKVKTMQLLMRITVKSSSGESCAFLPPFGIF, via the exons ATGGATTGCAAGGAGAACGGTGTTAGTGACCCTTCCGGGGATGAAAATCTTACCTCTGCTGCGATGGACATCAATGGAAGTTTATCTGAGAAGGCTGGAGAAGATATAGAGTCAATCACTAGTTTGGAGACTCCACAGGCTGCATCAGTTACAAACCCTGCGATGGAGGAGGACCAGAGGGAGTGCTTTCTAGAGGCTGAGCAAATGGGGGAGGGAAAACTTGAGGAAAACACTGATGCTGTTTGTTGCGTTGCTGATGAAAGTCAGAAACCTGGAGTGGTTTCGGATGAAGCTGCTGAGCAAGGTCAAGGATCGGTTTCTGATGCCACTGTGCTTGGTGGTGGCACAGTATTGCCCATAGGGGTCAGTGAAGCAGGTACTGAATCGGTTTTTCTAAATGATGCACCTGAAAAGGTTGAGTCTTTGGAAAGTGAAAAAGATATAGAGAATGATGAAGCTGGAAGTGATGGTGAAGGCAAGGAAGGAAATAACGAACCATCGAGTGATGATGTTTCTCTCATTCGGAGTTGTCCCTTTCCAGATTCAGCATTGGATTCTGGGGGTTTGGGTTGCAGTGAGACAGAGAATGATGTGAAGTCTTCAAGTGATACTGATGGCAATATCCCTCTCGTGGTATCTCCTTCGTTAGCTATCACGGAAATGTTAAGTAATAGTGATGGTGGTCTGCGTTCATGTGATCTTGATTACATCGTAGACAAAGAGACGATCGATCCAGATTTGAGGTTGGTACATGAGGATGAGCTGCATACTGATCTTTCTGAGAAGAATGAAACACTGCTAAAGAACCATGTGGGGAATTCATCAAGTGAAAGTGATGTGGCTGGTATGAATGATGATGTGGCTGCTGATCCGAGAGCGCAAAGTTTCAGTCGGACGTCACTCATAGAGGAAAATACCTCCGGTGTAGAAGCCAACGCCCCTATTACCGACCCTTCTTTGGTGAGGAGTTTTCCGTTGAAGTTTGGTAATGGAGGCATTGGTGCTCGTAATCCTGAAAACGCAGTGGAGTCGATCAGGATAGTAGATGGCAATGGCAGAATAGGTGGCGAAGTTGCTTCTGCATCTGGGACTAGCGAGTCTTCACCTCGAAGGAGGTCCCGAGTCGGTAAACAGGGTAATCTGTCGCAGACCAATCTGGGTGCTCCTCTTCCGAGAAAATCCTCTAGAAAGAAACAATCAGAAAGAAATTTGGACTCAATTTTTAACTGTTCGAAGCAGAAGAGGAGCTCTGTTTCAAAACCAGACCGTTCTTCTCAGTGGGGATTGCCATGTAGGACCGCTGAAATCTTCTTACAGAGCAATAATATTCCTTATGGTAGACCTCCGCATCACGAAACAAAGCAACCTCAGAACAGTCCTAAAAATGGAGAGCATAATACCCAAGCATCAAGTGGCTCTTGCCTTCGTTTGAAAGTTAAATTTGGTAAGTCAGGTGGCCAAAAACCTTTGAACATTACAGTCTCTAAGGTCAGTGGCAACTCTTTGCCTGCTGGTGGTTTTGTTAAGGCCGGAAAGGGTTTAGAGTTTCCAGGGCCTGCAGATATTGTCGAGGATAAACTCCAGATTGTGGAAACTAGAGAGCagttaaaagagaaaaacaatTCCTTGGAGAAACTTTCATGTAGGCTGTTATCTGATTCTATTACGGATGAGAAAAAGAACCAAGACGCTGGGGGGTTATGTAGGAAGCTAGGTGGTGATGTTTTAGATGAGGGTACACACCTTTCCTCTAGTATGGTGGTTGAAGAGGGCGAGAGGGCCAATGGAACCCGGCCCCTGGACTCTGAAACTTCACCAGATTCAGAAGTTATCAACTCTGTGCAAAAGGATTTGCCTCATGGTTTTTCCAGCACTGCCGAAGACCTGGTCAACACGAGCAGAGGATTAGAAAAACAGGATGAATTGCTTGCTTCAGTATCTCCTTTGGAAAATGGTTCACATCTAATTCCCAACgccaaaaaaagtaaaaatccTAAGCCAAAAGGTAATGGAACAAGAAAAGGGAAATCCAAGTCCAAGTCTGCCAAAGGCGGGAGAAAAAATGAATCTCAAGCGGCGTTAGAGCAACACAGCTTTATAAATAGGAGTGCTGGAAGTGATGATAGTAAAGATCATGAAGTAGGAAGAGTGGTTTCTAATGAAACAACAG GTGCTCTTTTGGACGCTAATATTGGAAAACCCAGTGCCGTTAATGGCGCCATATGGCAAGATGGTATTCATGGGGAAGCGGTCATGGACCTTACTATTGAGGATAGCTCTCCCACAGAGAGTGCTTGGGTTCGATGCGATGATTGTTTTAAATGGCGACGAATACCTGCTTCTGTGGTAGAGTCAATTGACGAGAGCTCGAGATG GATCTGTATGAACAACTCAGATAAAGATTTTGCTCATTGCTCAATCTCTCAAGAGATGTCAAATGAAGAAATTAATGACCAGTTGGGCATAGGACAGGATGAAGCAGATGCATATGACTATGAGGCGGCTAAAAGGGGGAAAGACAAGGAACAGAAGAGCAAACGTTTGCCAG TTAACAAAAAGGCGTGCTTCAGGGCCATAAAAACAAACCAGTTTCTTCATCGTAACCGTAAAAATCAAACAATAGACGAG ATAATGGTTTGTCACTGCAAACCACCACCTGATGGTAGACTGGGTTGTGGAGAAGAATGTCTGAATAGAATGCTTAACATTGAATGTCTCCATGGTACATGCCCTGCTGGCGATCTATGCTCAAATCAGCAG TTTCAAAAACGGAAGTACGTTAAGTTTGAGAGATTCCAATCGGGTAAGAAGGGTTATGGCCTGAGATTGCTTGAGGATGTACGTGAGGGACAATTCCTTATTGAATACGTTGGAGAG GTGCTTGATATGCAATCTTATGAGTCTCGTCAGAAGGATTATGCTTCCATGGGTCAGAAACATTTCTATTTCATGACACTGAATGGGAATGAG GTAATTGATGCTGGTGCAAAGGGAAATTTAGGGCGTTTCATTAACCATAGTTGTGAACCAAACTGCCGTACGGAAAAG TGGATGGTGAATGGTGAAATTTGCGTTGGAATATTCTCCATGAAAGACCTTAAGAAG GGTCAGGAGTTGACATTTGACTACAACTATGTGAGGGTTTTTGGTGCCGCTGCCAAAAAGTGTTACTGTGGATCATCACATTGCCGAGGTTACATTGGGGGAGATCCTTTGAACGGTGATGTAGTTGTTCAAAGTGATTCAGATGAAGAGTATCCCGAACTTGTGATCCTTGATGATGACGAAAGTGGGGAAGGAATCTTAGATGCAACGTCTAAGATCTTCATGGATGGTGCTGACATGCAAATGCCGCAGAACTCTACAAAGGTTGATGATTCCAAGGACCTTGCTTCCCAATCGCCTAGCTTGGTATCTGTAAAACTTCCAGAGAGCGAGGTTCTTCCATCTTTTCAACCGACCGAAGCATCCAAGGAACTTTCGACAGACATGCCTGTCATTGATGTCCAGCAGGAGGTTCTTGAAAAGAAGACTAAAGGCGCATCTCCCGCGTCCAAGTCTATCAGCAGACTGTCCTCGGATGGTGCAAATGCTGATAAAACAGTAAAGCATGGATCTGGTGAAGATGTAAAGATACTTTCACGACCCCGCCCTCGTACTAAAACTTCGCGTTCATCAGGGTCCAGCAAGCAAGCTCTTCCTGGTGTTAACAAAGCACAGACTACACCAGTCAAAAAGTTGCAACAGCAGCCCATCAAATCTAAAGGATCAGAGGAAGTTTCTCCCAGCGGGCGTATTGAAACAT TTGAAGGGAAACTGAACGAGTTACTAGATGCTGGGGGAGGGATTAGCAAGCGGAGG GATTCAGCAAAGGGCTACTTGAAACTTCTGCTTCTCACTGCTGCTTCCAGGGGCAATGCCAATGAAGGAATTCAAAG CAATCGAGATCTTTCAATGATTCTTGATGCCCTTTTGAAGACAAAGTCACGAACTGTTTTGGTGGACGTAATCAACAAGAATG GTCTGCAAATGTTACACAATATCATGAAACAATACCGGAGGGATTTTAAAAAGACCCCAATACTCCGAAAACTTTTGAAG GTATTAGAGTATCTTGCTACAAGGGATATTCTTGCACTGGAGCATATAGTCAGACCACCTCCTTATGCAGGGATGGAAAG CTTCAAGCAGTCTATTCTAACACTCACCGAGCATGATGACAAACAG GTGCATCAAATTGCGAGGAACTTCCGAGACAGATTTATCCCTAAGCATTTAAGAAAACCTTGGCGCATCGACAGAGAAGAGAGATCGGAGTCTAGAAGATCACCTATAAACAGCAGATTCAGATCATCACAAGAACCTAGATACGATCATCATTCGCCAAGACGTGCAGAACCGTTTTCCTCAAGGGCTGCAACTCCCGAAACACCTTCTGTATCTGACGGGTGCATACAACCTACTTCCTCCAGCCTTCCCGAGACAAATGGACGCAAGCGTAAAAGCAGATGGGACCAGCCGTCTACTTCAAAAGAGCAACGAACCATGACAGATGTCCAAGACGACCTTCCACCCGGGTTCTCATCGCCTTGCACGGATGCGCCTAACGCAGTCACCGCACAGCCACAAGCAAAGTTCCTCTCTCGGTTAACAGTCTCCTATGGGATCCCGCTTAGCATCGTTCATCAGTGTGGTTCACCCTGCAAAGACGACCCTAATAGCTGGTCCGTTGCTCCTGGGGTGCCGTTCGCACCGTTTCCACCTCTACCACCTGTTACTCACGGTGAGTTTTTCGCTAATAAGGGAAACGGAACAGTCTCGGCCTCTCCAAAGCGGAAGAGAGAGTTTTCGTCTGATATAGGAACAAGTTACTTTCGGCAACAGAAACAGAACGTTCCTCCATGGATACGATACAACGGGTGGGAGAAAACAGCAAACAGCTCCATACCT AGGCATCTAACTGTAGAGAAGAAGATCAACAATCAAGAAAATCTtgaatttagagagagaagtACACATTCCATGAAAGTTAAAACAATGCAGCTCTTGATGAGAATTACAGTAAAGTCCTCTTCAGGGGAATCATGTGCTTTTCTTCCCCCTTTTGGTATATTCTAA
- the LOC106354618 gene encoding glutathione S-transferase TCHQD translates to MQLYHHPYSLDSQRVRLALEEKGIDYTSYHVNPITGKHMDSSFFRMNPNAKLPVFRNGSHIILDTIEIIEYLERIAEVSSGVEDATFGREVLEWMRKIREWDSKLFTLAHIPDNRRLYVSKFLRMVMIARMAESPDLASAYHRKLREAYDTEDKLKDPEALRRSKDHLLRLLDEVETKLEGTSYVAGNEFSMADVMLVPVLARLSLLDLEEEYISSRRNLAEYWVVVRSRPSYKKVIGRYFNGWRKYATLLKTWMFVRVRSLLRKY, encoded by the exons ATGCAGTTATATCATCATCCATACTCGTTAGACAGCCAAAGAGTGAGACTAGCTTTGGAAGAGAAAGGCATTGATTACACATCGTACCATGTGAATCCCATCACAGGCAAGCACATGGACTCTTCCTTCTTCAGGATGAATCCCAACGCCAAGCTTCCCGTTTTCAGAAACGGTTCTCACATCATTTTGGACACTATCGAGATCATAGA gtACTTGGAGAGAATAGCTGAGGTTTCATCTGGTGTAGAGGACGCTACTTTTGGTAGAGAAGTACTTGAATGGATGCGGAAGATTAGAGAATGGGACTCCAAGCTTTTCACACTTGCTCACATTCCTGATAACCGTCGCCTCTATGTTTCCAAGTTCTTGAGGATGGTTATGATTGCACGGATGGCCGAGTCTCCGGACTTGGCTAGTGCTTACCACAGGAAGCTAAGGGAGGCTTACGACACAGAGGACAAACTAAAAGACCCTGAAGCCCTGAGGAGAAGCAAAGACCATTTGCTCAGGCTTCTAGATGAGGTTGAGACTAAGCTAGAGGGGACTAGTTATGTGGCGGGGAATGAGTTTAGCATGGCTGATGTGATGCTGGTGCCTGTGTTAGCTAGGCTATCGCTGTTGGATTTGGAAGAGGAGTATATAAGTAGCAGGAGGAATCTTGCTGAGTATTGGGTGGTTGTGAGGAGTAGACCGAGCTACAAGAAGGTTATTGGAAGGTACTTTAATGGGTGGAGAAAGTATGCAACGCTTTTGAAGACTTGGATGTTTGTTAGAGTCAGAAGCTTGctaagaaaatattga